In one Effusibacillus pohliae DSM 22757 genomic region, the following are encoded:
- a CDS encoding Crp/Fnr family transcriptional regulator, with translation MVSPFETDLKWEMFLKYGKRQFVKGKSVIYNEGSLGDGFYYLHKGLVKIVTSTVKGNTRLLNIVVPGQLLGIQIMDRQTHFTTAIAVKDSVVYHFSCEQFAKLMNDQPELLALFAQTVNQKMRILLYAINMKALSSEEQIAALLLNICNDFKNYEVPLTQQDLANCTGLTRITVYKILKQWKEDGLIDIEKRKFVIKRPDLLRMLNLSAPTAKIV, from the coding sequence ATGGTATCCCCGTTTGAAACCGATCTGAAGTGGGAGATGTTTCTGAAGTACGGGAAGAGGCAATTTGTAAAAGGAAAATCTGTCATCTACAACGAGGGCAGCCTGGGAGACGGGTTTTATTACCTGCACAAGGGCTTGGTGAAAATCGTCACCTCCACGGTAAAAGGAAACACCCGATTGTTGAACATCGTGGTTCCCGGCCAACTGCTGGGCATTCAAATCATGGACCGACAAACGCACTTTACTACCGCAATCGCCGTCAAAGACTCGGTGGTCTATCATTTCTCCTGCGAACAGTTTGCGAAACTGATGAATGACCAACCGGAATTACTTGCCCTGTTTGCACAAACCGTCAATCAAAAAATGCGGATTCTTCTTTATGCGATTAACATGAAAGCACTTTCTTCAGAAGAGCAGATCGCCGCACTCCTTCTCAACATCTGCAATGACTTTAAAAACTATGAAGTCCCCCTCACCCAACAGGACCTGGCGAACTGCACCGGTTTAACCCGAATCACCGTATACAAAATCCTGAAACAGTGGAAAGAAGACGGACTGATCGACATCGAGAAACGCAAATTTGTGATCAAGCGGCCGGATCTCTTGCGGATGTTGAATCTGTCTGCACC